A single window of Vibrio sp. HB236076 DNA harbors:
- a CDS encoding methylated-DNA--[protein]-cysteine S-methyltransferase, with the protein MTHFYYHQFDSPLGRVTMQTSQQGLTGIWFTTHTTQPDELGTWAQEHPLLQEAQRQLTEYFTGQRHQFDLPFDLHGTDFQLAVWQGLQRIPYGQSWSYQQLATAIGRPKAVRAVGAANGKNPLSIVIPCHRVIGTTGKLTGYAGGLTRKKALLELEGIAFIES; encoded by the coding sequence ATGACACACTTTTACTATCACCAATTTGACAGCCCCCTAGGCAGGGTAACGATGCAAACCAGTCAGCAAGGCCTAACGGGTATCTGGTTTACCACTCACACCACGCAACCCGATGAGCTGGGCACCTGGGCTCAAGAGCACCCACTTTTACAAGAGGCACAGAGGCAACTGACCGAGTACTTTACAGGCCAGCGCCACCAATTCGACTTGCCGTTTGATTTGCATGGCACCGACTTTCAGCTCGCCGTGTGGCAAGGGTTGCAACGCATTCCTTACGGTCAATCGTGGAGCTACCAACAACTGGCCACGGCCATTGGTCGCCCAAAAGCAGTGCGCGCCGTCGGGGCTGCCAATGGTAAAAACCCCTTATCCATTGTGATCCCTTGCCATCGAGTCATCGGCACCACAGGCAAACTCACAGGGTACGCCGGCGGGTTAACTCGAAAAAAAGCCCTACTTGAATTAGAAGGTATTGCCTTTATCGAATCATAA
- a CDS encoding DNA-3-methyladenine glycosylase 2 family protein, whose amino-acid sequence MPSEIAAMLPNLNQAQCQQARLARDPRFDGQFFVAVKTTGIFCRPICPANLPKEDNVEYFQDKTQALNAGYRPCLRCRPDSAPSSWAWKGTETTFQRALAWLDQHGLQDMKVGQLADKLGISERYLRQLFQQYLGLSPKQYDSYQRLLFAKTLLHNSQFSIQDIAYAAGFNSTRRFFDAFQKQLKLTPGQIRRQPVANPELTLQLPFQGQINWPHLLEFYRTRQIEGIERVDEHSYQRYFTFLGHFGWLRVCYNGGQALTVTLRFESLQHMKPLIKHIRRLFDLDANTDVIEAHLSEQDRDMVHLKGLRIPGVWDTWEAGVRAILGQQVSVKAAIGQLNLLVNTLCDPSHDEKQFPRPQQVASADLSFLKMPQSRKETLARFAKYLCDNPDSAPEQWLALKGIGPWTVNYAKLRGLSATDCFLHTDLIIKKRLVNKPHLTPESLSPWGSYATFHLWSHP is encoded by the coding sequence ATGCCATCAGAGATTGCCGCCATGCTGCCAAACCTTAACCAAGCACAATGCCAACAAGCTCGCCTTGCTAGAGATCCCCGTTTCGATGGGCAGTTTTTTGTCGCAGTCAAAACCACCGGTATTTTTTGTCGGCCGATTTGCCCAGCCAACCTGCCCAAAGAAGACAATGTCGAATACTTTCAAGACAAAACCCAAGCCCTCAATGCCGGCTACCGGCCCTGCTTGCGTTGTCGGCCAGACTCGGCCCCAAGCTCATGGGCATGGAAAGGCACCGAAACCACCTTCCAACGCGCACTAGCCTGGCTCGATCAACACGGTTTACAAGACATGAAAGTCGGCCAACTGGCGGACAAGCTCGGCATCAGCGAACGCTACTTACGCCAGCTGTTTCAACAATACCTCGGCTTATCGCCAAAACAATACGACAGCTACCAACGCCTTTTGTTTGCCAAGACCCTATTGCACAACAGCCAATTCTCAATTCAAGACATCGCTTACGCGGCCGGGTTTAACAGCACACGACGCTTTTTTGATGCGTTTCAAAAACAATTAAAACTCACCCCAGGGCAAATTCGCCGCCAGCCGGTAGCCAACCCAGAACTCACCTTACAATTGCCGTTCCAAGGCCAGATCAATTGGCCACACCTGCTCGAATTTTATCGAACCCGGCAAATAGAAGGGATCGAAAGGGTCGATGAACACAGCTACCAGCGATACTTTACCTTTCTAGGCCATTTCGGTTGGCTGCGCGTGTGCTATAACGGCGGGCAAGCCCTGACAGTAACGCTGCGCTTTGAGTCGCTGCAACACATGAAACCCCTGATTAAACACATCCGTCGCCTCTTTGATCTCGACGCCAATACCGACGTCATTGAAGCGCACCTAAGCGAGCAAGACCGTGATATGGTCCACCTGAAGGGGCTGAGAATTCCTGGGGTCTGGGACACTTGGGAAGCGGGAGTGCGCGCGATTTTAGGCCAACAAGTGTCGGTGAAAGCCGCTATTGGCCAGCTCAACCTATTGGTCAACACCTTATGCGACCCCAGTCACGATGAAAAACAATTTCCCCGTCCACAACAAGTCGCCAGCGCCGATCTTTCGTTTCTCAAAATGCCGCAAAGTCGCAAAGAAACCTTAGCGCGGTTTGCCAAGTACCTGTGCGACAACCCAGACAGCGCCCCAGAACAGTGGTTAGCGCTCAAAGGCATTGGACCTTGGACGGTGAACTACGCCAAGTTGCGCGGGCTCTCGGCGACAGACTGCTTTTTACACACCGATTTGATCATCAAAAAACGCCTAGTGAACAAACCGCATCTCACCCCAGAAAGCCTTTCACCTTGGGGCAGTTACGCCACTTTTCATTTATGGAGCCACCCATGA